One Sus scrofa isolate TJ Tabasco breed Duroc chromosome 1, Sscrofa11.1, whole genome shotgun sequence DNA segment encodes these proteins:
- the LOC100156866 gene encoding LOW QUALITY PROTEIN: trace amine-associated receptor 8a-like (The sequence of the model RefSeq protein was modified relative to this genomic sequence to represent the inferred CDS: inserted 1 base in 1 codon) — protein MTSSNLSQADVVQLCFENVTRSCLKTPYSSGSRVILYLVLGFGSLLAVFGNVLVMTSVLHFKQLHSPANFLIASLACTDFLVGVTVMPFSMVRSVESCWYFGATFCALHSCCDAAFCYSSLFHLCFISIDRYVAVTDPLVYPTKFTASVSGLCISISWVLPLVYSGAVFYTGVSDDGVEEFVSALNCVGGCQIVVNQDWVLIDFLLFFIPTLVMITLYSKIFLXAKQQAIKIEHTGRRAESESYKDRVAKRERKAAKTLGFTVMAFMISWLPYTIDTLIDAYMGFITPAYIYEICCWCAYYNSAINPLIYASFYPWFRKAIKVIFSGGLFQNSSSTMSLFSE, from the exons ATGACCAGCAGCAATCTTTCCCAAGCTGATGTTGTGCAGCTTTGCTTCGAGAATGTGACTAGATCTTGTCTTAAAACTCCCTACTCATCTGGATCGCGCGTGATCCTGTACCTAGTGCTTGGCTTTGGGTCTTTATTGGCCGTATTTGGAAACGTCTTGGTCATGACTTCAGTTCTTCACTTCAAGCAGCTGCATTCTCCAGCCAATTTCCTCATCGCCTCTCTGGCCTGCACTGACTTTCTGGTGGGAGTGACTGTGATGCCCTTCAGCATGGTCAGGTCCGTGGAGAGCTGCTGGTACTTTGGAGCCACTTTTTGTGCCCTTCACAGCTGCTGTGATGCAGCGTTTTGCTACTCTTCCCTCTTCCACCTGTGCTTCATCTCCATCGACAGGTACGTGGCTGTCACCGACCCTCTGGTCTATCCCACCAAGTTCACGGCGTCTGTGTCAGGGCTATGCATCAGCATCTCCTGGGTCCTGCCGCTTGTCTACAGCGGTGCTGTGTTCTACACAGGAGTCAGTGACGATGGGGTGGAGGAATTCGTAAGTGCTCTCAACTGTGTAGGTGGTTGTCAGATTGTTGTAAATCAAGACTGGGTTTTGATAGATTTTCTGTTATTCTTCATACCTACCCTCGTCATGATAACTCTTTACAGTAAGATCTTCT TAGCTAAACAACAAGCTATAAAAATTGAACATACTGGCCGCAGAGCAGAATCTGAGAGTTACAAAGACAGAGTGGCCAAGCGAGAGAGAAAAGCAGCCAAAACCCTGGGTTTTACAGTCATGGCATTTATGATTTCATGGTTGCCGTATACAATTGATACATTAATTGATGCTTACATGGGCTTCATAACGCCTGCCTATATTTATGAGATTTGCTGTTGGTGTGCGTattataactcagccataaaccCCTTGATCTATGCTTCATTTTACCCATGGTTTAGGAAAGccataaaagttattttcagtGGGGGTCTTTTTCAGAATAGTTCATCaaccatgagtttattttcagaataa
- the LOC100154422 gene encoding LOW QUALITY PROTEIN: trace amine-associated receptor 6 (The sequence of the model RefSeq protein was modified relative to this genomic sequence to represent the inferred CDS: inserted 2 bases in 2 codons) encodes MNSLSPSAAVQLCYENVNGSCVKAPYSPGSRLVLYTVFGCGALLAMLGNLLVMIAILHFKQLHSPTNFLIASLACADFLVGVTVMPFSMVRSVESCWYFGRSFCTFHTCCDVAFCYSSLFHLCFISIDRYMAVTDPLVYPTKFTVSVSGLCISISWVLPLVYSGAVFFTGAYDDGLEELSSAVNCLGXCQTVVNQNWVLIDFLSFFIPTLVMIILYSNIFLVARQQAXKIENTGGKTESSSDSYKSRVAKRERKAAKTLSITVITFMISWIPYSIDSLIDAFMGFITPAYIYEICCWCAYYNSAINPLIYALFYPWFRKAIKIVLSGQIFKNDSASMNLFSGQM; translated from the exons ATGAACAGCCTCTCACCTTCTGCAGCTGTGCAGCTCTGCTACGAGAACGTGAACGGATCCTGCGTGAAAGCCCCCTACTCGCCTGGCTCCCGGCTGGTTCTGTACACAGTGTTTGGCTGTGGGGCTCTGCTGGCCATGCTGGGCAACCTCCTGGTGATGATTGCCATCCTTCACTTCAAGCAGCTGCACTCGCCCACCAACTTCCTCATCGCCTCTCTGGCCTGCGCTGACTTTCTGGTGGGAGTGACTGTGATGCCCTTCAGCATGGTCAGGTCCGTGGAGAGCTGCTGGTACTTTGGGCGAAGCTTCTGTACTTTCCACACGTGCTGTGATGTGGCCTTTTGTTACTCGTCTCTCTTCCACCTGTGCTTCATCTCCATCGACAGGTACATGGCTGTCACCGACCCTCTGGTCTATCCCACCAAGTTCACGGTGTCTGTGTCAGGGCTATGCATCAGCATCTCCTGGGTCCTGCCCCTTGTGTACAGCGGTGCTGTGTTCTTCACAGGTGCCTATGATGATGGGCTGGAAGAATTATCTAGTGCTGTTAACTGTCTAG GGTGTCAGACAGTTGTAAATCAAAACTGGGTGTTGATAGATTTTCTATCCTTCTTTATACCTACTCTTGTTATGATCATTCTCTATAGTAATATTTTTCTTGTGGCTAGACAACAGG AAAAGATTGAAAATACTGGTGGCAAAACAGAATCATCTTCAGACAGTTACAAATCCAGAGTGGCCAAGCGAGAGAGAAAAGCAGCTAAAACCCTGAGTATCACAGTCATAACATTTATGATTTCATGGATACCCTATAGTATTGACTCATTAATCGATGCCTTTATGGGCTTCATAACCCCTGCCTATATTTATGAGATTTGCTGTTGGTGTGCTTattataactcagccataaatcCCTTGATTTATGCTTTATTTTACCCATGGTTTAGGAAAGCCATAAAAATTGTTCTGAGTGGTCAAATTTTTAAGAATGATTCTGCAAGCATGAATTTATTCTCTGGACAAATGTAA
- the LOC100154406 gene encoding trace amine-associated receptor 7a-like, with protein MSSDSPPPEAVQLCYENLNGSCVKSPYSPGPRLILYTVFGFGVVLTVCGNLLVMIAILHFKQLHSPANFLTASLACADFLVGVTVMPFSTVRTVESCWYFGQRYCQLHSCFDASFCYASIYHLCFISLDRYAAVTDPLIYPTRFTSSVSGMCIAFAWLFSMIYSFSLFGTGTNAAGLEDLVSALSCVGGCQFTVNQSWVLVNFLLFFIPTLVMIILYSKIFLIAKHQARKIESMSKETGRSSDSYRDRVAKRERKAAKTLGIAVVAFLISWLPYFLDSIIDAYLGFITPTYIYEILVWIAYYNSAMNPLIYAFFYPWFRKAIKLIVTGKVLREDSSTINLFSE; from the coding sequence ATGAGCAGTGATTCGCCCCCTCCCGAGGCAGTGCAGCTCTGCTATGAGAACCTGAATGGATCTTGTGTCAAAAGTCCCTACTCACCAGGCCCCCGCCTGATCCTGTACACAGTGTTCGGCTTTGGAGTGGTGTTGACTGTATGCGGAAACCTCTTGGTGATGATTGCAATTCTCCACTTCAAGCAGCTGCATTCTCCAGCCAATTTTCTGACCGCATCCCTGGCCTGTGCGGACTTCTTGGTTGGAGTGACGGTGATGCCCTTCAGCACAGTGAGGACAGTGGAGAGCTGCTGGTACTTTGGGCAGAGGTACTGCCAGCTTCACTCTTGTTTTGATGCGTCATTCTGTTACGCTTCCATCTACCACTTGTGTTTTATCTCTCTGGACAGGTATGCTGCAGTCACTGACCCCCTGATCTATCCAACCAGATTCACCTCATCTGTTTCTGGCATGTGTATTGCCTTCGCCTGGCTTTTTTCGATGATTTatagtttttccctttttggcaCAGGTACAAATGCAGCTGGGCTAGAGGATCTCGTAAGTGCTCTGTCCTGTGTGGGAGGCTGTCAATTTACAGTGAATCAAAGCTGGGTATTGgtcaattttctattatttttcatccCCACCCTTGTGATGATAATACTTTACTCTAAGATTTTCCTCATCGCTAAACATCAGGCTAGAAAAATCGAAAGTATGAGCAAGGAGACTGGGAGATCCTCAGACAGCTACAGAGACAGGGTGgccaagagggagagaaaagccgCAAAAACTCTGGGCATTGCAGTGGTAGCATTTCTGATTTCCTGGTTGCCATACTTCCTGGATTCAATAATTGATGCCTATCTAGGTTTCATCACTCCcacatatatttatgaaatattggtTTGGATTGCTTATTATAACTCAGCTATGAATCCTTTGATTTATGCTTTCTTTTATCCTTGGTTTAGAAAAGCCATTAAACTAATTGTCACTGGCAAAGTCTTGAGAGAGGATTCCTcaacaataaatttattttctgagtaG